One window of Triplophysa rosa linkage group LG10, Trosa_1v2, whole genome shotgun sequence genomic DNA carries:
- the gckr gene encoding glucokinase regulatory protein gives MDRTRPFYELSLPVTEKCNPISRDIDRADAKHMLQILKTCDAEIFKNDDQGLQMLTCVFFDKGIYSSPIIHTMVDVAKKVEMMLREPDESLIVLSGCGTSGRIAFLLATSFNQMLTDQQHTQIYSYIIAGGDRALLTSQEAPEDRPLLGARMLDEVCAGKKRVLFMGISCGMSAPFVAGQLDLCLKHLDVFTPVLLGFNPVHMARNEPMQDCSFHFKEVAERMATEQEQGKAFIINPIVGPEAISGSSRMKGGSATKIILEAVLLAGHEAIFREKTISPECLSSWITASERIYENTYSHADELTALVQKAGESLGKNGHVYYLGWRTLGIIGMIDASECMPTFGADFGDVRGFINNGFKEMTNKEGDLSSMGPEFVIGHQDFVDTVLPVLNQNDMIVFLFTVKDDLHEMTALANQVKRKTSNLHAVAHDLETLHIPVSKTRRARLARRMHMFQKRMCDVFETVLKMTWSFSSDDEIAVMKWELSTKCCLNALSTGAHVLKGKVYMNFMIDLRVTNSKLYRRAVNILQRFTGRSKPECESALLRAIYSTDDVSEEMTSADVRTHTELANRRDRVVPAALVMIHRGCSLTEAKHHLDSHAVIRDAVTSCVLSPVNTADMK, from the exons ATGGATCGCACT CGGCCGTTTTACGAGCTCTCTCTGCCGGTCACAGAGAAATGCAATCCCATCAGCAGAGATATCGACAGAGCAGACGCCAAACACATGCTGCAAATCCTGAAAACATGTGATGCTGAGATCTTTAAGAATGACGATCAG GGTTTGCAAATGCTgacttgtgtgttttttgacaagggaaTATACAGTTCACCCATCATCCACACTATGGTGGATGTTGCCAAGAAGGTTGAAATGATGCTGAGG GAGCCAGACGAGAGTTTGATTGTATTAAGTGGCTGCGGAACGTCAGGTCGCATTGCATTTCTATTGGCG ACGTCCTTTAATCAGATGTTGACTGACCAGCAGCACACACAGATCTATTCCTACATCATAGCGGGAGGTGACAG GGCCCTGCTCACATCACAGGAGGCTCCAGAGGACAGACCGCTGCTGGGAGCTCGCATGCTGGATGAG GTTTGCGCAGGAAAGAAGCGTGTTCTGTTTATGGGAATATCCTGTGGCATGTCG GCACCGTTTGTTGCTGGGCAACTGGATCTTTGTCTGAAGCATTTAGACGTTTTTACCCCAGTGCTTCTGGGATTTAATCCTGTACATATGGCGAG GAATGAGCCAATGCAGGactgttcatttcattttaaagagGTTGCAGAGAGGATGGCCACAGAACAGGAACAAGGCAAAGCCTTCATTATAAATCCTATAGTGGGG CCCGAAGCCATCAGTGGATCTTCCAGGATGAAAGGAGGCAGCGCTACCAAAATAATTCTGGAAGCTGTTCTTCTGGCTGGACACGAAGCCATCTTCAGAGAAAAGACAATATCACCAGA ATGCCTGTCCTCCTGGATCACAGCGAGCGAGAGGATTTATGAAAACACCTACTCACACGCTGATGAACTCACGGCTCTTGTTCAGAAAGCTGGAGAGAG tcTTGGGAAGAATGGACATGTGTATTATCTTGGCTGGCGAACTCTTGGCATTATTGGCATGATTGATGCCAGTGAATGTATGCCAACATTTGGAGCAG atTTTGGTGACGTCAGGGGTTTTATCAACAATGGTTTCAAAGAAATGACAAATAAAGAGGGAGATCTGTCATCTATG ggGCCAGAGTTTGTTATTGGTCACCAGGATTTTGTGGACACCGTCTTACCCGTCCTAAATCAAAATGACATGATCGTATTCTTGTTTACAGTGAAAG ATGACCTTCATGAGATGACAGCGCTGGCCAATCAGGTGAAGCGAAAGACGTCGAATCTGCATGCTGTCGCTCATGACCTTGAGACGCTTCACATTCCTGTGAGTAAAACGAGAAGAGCACGTCTAGCCCGAAG AATGCACATGTTTCAGAAAAGAATGTGCGACGTGTTTGAGACGGTCCTGAAGATGACATGGTCTTTTTCCTCAGATGATGAGATCGCAGTGATG AAATGGGAGCTTTCAACCAAATGCTGTCTGAATGCACTCAGCACTGGAGCTCATGTACTGAAGGGAAAAGTCTACATGAATTTCATGATAGACCTCCGAGTGACGAACAGTAAACTGTACAGAAGAGCCGTCAACATTTTACAG CGCTTCACAGGCCGCTCCAAACCCGAGTGTGAAAGTGCTCTGCTGAGAGCGATCTACAGCACAGATGACGTGAGTGAGGAGATGACCTCAGCAGACGTCAGGACACACACCGAGCTGGCCAACAGACGGGATCGA